In Phyllobacterium zundukense, one DNA window encodes the following:
- a CDS encoding DUF1515 domain-containing protein — protein sequence MRKNRCLCHHASPSGRGHFRVGGIKIDIAMIIEQVADSKIVTDKVRKSKVMELGEPGVVGIGGTALGVSPANSFDWLTQFIHR from the coding sequence TTGAGGAAGAATCGGTGTTTATGCCATCATGCATCGCCGTCTGGACGAGGTCATTTTAGAGTTGGGGGCATCAAAATCGATATCGCCATGATCATCGAACAGGTAGCCGATAGCAAGATCGTAACCGATAAAGTCCGCAAATCGAAAGTGATGGAACTCGGTGAGCCCGGCGTTGTCGGGATCGGGGGAACAGCTCTTGGTGTTAGCCCGGCCAACTCTTTCGACTGGCTCACCCAGTTCATTCATAGGTGA
- a CDS encoding DUF4041 domain-containing protein → MEKNYMLIIIALILALLFVVWFIYKYLRERKQHRAVVVELNNKSELAEKALTIGRQLLLEKKELTARLNAVEARFQPVLDLDKEVAGLRAQINAYQSNIDELRASYADKKIIYDRLIKEVAIFDEKIAFAEMGVYEPHFEFTDSDEYKTAILLTRDAQKRLVTDKTAVICTTQWVVEGSAAKGQTMTNRNIRLSLRAFNNECDAAIANIRWNNANAMEKRIVNAQEQIDKLNASNKTYVSNEYLKLKSKELYLTHEHREKVKGERDERAEAARLLRDEQKLIRDLEKAQEEEERYQRLLAKAQAEADSIVGPQLDVFTDQIEILERDLAAAHARVVRAQAMAEKTRSGYVYIISNVGSFGDDVVKIGLTRRLDPADRVRELGDASVPFTFDTHAIIYSDDAPALEYALHNEFEAVRVNVQNYRKEFFRASIEEVEAAVKRLAPDAPFFKDVEAQDYRETLARRHQALMAADAIQSTILPDHI, encoded by the coding sequence ATGGAAAAAAACTATATGCTGATAATAATAGCGCTGATATTGGCGCTATTATTTGTCGTCTGGTTTATTTACAAATATTTACGAGAACGAAAGCAGCATCGTGCGGTTGTCGTAGAATTAAACAATAAGTCGGAGCTTGCGGAAAAAGCGCTAACGATTGGTCGTCAACTGTTGCTAGAAAAGAAAGAGCTGACAGCGCGATTGAATGCTGTGGAAGCCCGTTTCCAGCCGGTCCTCGATCTAGACAAAGAGGTGGCTGGCTTACGTGCACAGATCAATGCCTACCAATCCAATATCGACGAACTCCGAGCATCTTATGCTGACAAGAAGATCATATACGACAGGCTGATCAAAGAGGTCGCGATCTTCGACGAGAAGATAGCATTTGCGGAGATGGGCGTATATGAGCCGCACTTTGAATTTACCGATAGCGACGAGTACAAAACAGCCATCCTTCTAACCAGAGACGCGCAGAAGCGGTTGGTGACAGATAAAACAGCCGTGATTTGCACGACCCAGTGGGTAGTGGAAGGTAGCGCGGCGAAGGGTCAAACAATGACCAATCGTAATATTCGCCTATCCCTTCGAGCATTTAACAATGAGTGCGATGCAGCCATCGCCAACATTCGTTGGAATAATGCAAATGCGATGGAAAAGCGGATCGTTAATGCTCAGGAGCAAATCGATAAACTAAACGCATCCAACAAAACCTACGTCTCAAATGAATATCTGAAGCTAAAGTCGAAAGAGTTGTATCTTACTCACGAACATCGAGAAAAAGTGAAAGGTGAGCGCGATGAGCGTGCGGAGGCGGCCCGGTTACTTCGGGATGAGCAGAAACTGATCCGAGATTTGGAAAAAGCCCAGGAGGAAGAAGAGCGGTATCAGCGTTTGCTGGCAAAGGCGCAGGCTGAAGCTGACAGCATCGTTGGTCCGCAACTCGACGTCTTCACTGACCAGATAGAAATCTTGGAGCGCGATCTAGCTGCTGCCCACGCACGTGTAGTGCGAGCACAGGCAATGGCCGAGAAGACCCGATCGGGCTATGTTTATATTATTTCAAATGTCGGCTCATTTGGAGACGATGTCGTCAAAATCGGGCTCACAAGGCGTTTGGATCCGGCTGACCGAGTACGGGAACTTGGTGACGCAAGCGTACCTTTTACTTTTGATACGCACGCAATCATCTACAGTGATGATGCTCCTGCACTCGAATATGCCCTGCACAATGAATTCGAAGCCGTTCGCGTTAATGTCCAGAACTACAGGAAGGAGTTTTTCAGAGCTTCTATCGAGGAAGTAGAAGCAGCGGTAAAGCGGCTGGCTCCAGATGCGCCGTTCTTCAAGGATGTCGAGGCTCAAGACTATCGGGAAACTCTTGCACGGAGGCACCAAGCTTTGATGGCAGCGGATGCAATTCAATCAACAATTCTACCCGACCATATTTAA
- a CDS encoding Flp family type IVb pilin — MTKLFTRFLKDESGATAIEYGLIAALISVGIIAGATSLGTNVNATFTKISDEMKP; from the coding sequence ATGACCAAGCTCTTCACACGTTTCCTTAAAGACGAATCCGGCGCGACTGCCATTGAATATGGCCTGATCGCTGCTCTGATCTCGGTTGGAATCATCGCTGGCGCTACTTCTCTTGGCACCAATGTCAATGCGACGTTCACCAAAATTTCCGATGAGATGAAGCCATAA